GCATCGGCATTCGCCGCGCAGGTGGACGGCCTTCCGGTTCCACAAGAAGGACGCCAGTCAAGTCTGAGATTTTCGATCCGACGAAAGAAGCTGAGACCGTTTCGCGATAACCAGTCACATCCGCTTGATGGCTGGGGACTGAGATCGAGGGTCACGCTGGCTGTCACAGGTGCCGACTTCGACCAGAGTTATGTTCGATTTGAGACATCGGGATACACGGTTGTGCCGGTCGTGGAACGACATCGGTTATTCCTGCACGGACGCTACCGCGGCCAGCGCGGAACGAGCCTGCCGCAAGACTTCGTCGGGCTTTCCAGGTATGACCCGATACGCATCGACGCGGGAGACCTCCTCAGTTTCATTTCGTCCGAATCAGATCGCGTTCGAGGGCACAGACGACTGGTCATCGGCAGCGATGTCTTGTTCGGCTCGCTTGAGTATCGGATCCCGCTGGTCCCGAGTCTGCGCACAGAAATCCTCGGACTGCTCAGCCTGGGCTCTACGACGCTCTCGCCATTCTTTGATGCCGGCGTCGTGTGGTCGAGACCGGACGGGCGTGACGCCGTTGCCCAGTATGGCGCCGGGGTGGAGATCAAGAACGCACTGCGTATCGCAAACCTGATCGAGTTGACCCATGCCGTCGGATTTGCGCAGCCGGCGTCGGCACTCTTTTCAGATAGTCGGTACGAGGTCTACTACAGAGTGCAATCAGCACTTCCTTTCTAGCGAGGGTCGTTTCCGGCCCCACTACTCTGATGTGCCCGGGCTCGGCATCAGCGTGATTTCCTGACTGGCCGATGCGATCTGGACCTTGCCGTTGGTACCTTCCAGCCCAAGGAGTATCGCCGAGAAGAGCAGATCCTTCGTGGTCCGCCTCTTTTTGTAGTCGACGACATACCGCATCGTCATCGTCACCCAGTTCTCATCAGCTTCGATAGACACCGTCGGTTCGACTCGAGCCCGTTCCACGAGATACTTCTCTACCATGCGAGCCCAGACACGTCCAGCTTCCTCACTGTACTCACCGACCGTATCTGCAGCCACACGCAAGAAGACCTCTCGGGCCAGTATCAGGTCGCTTCCGTGACGTATGGGTATAGCGATCTCATCCCACAGGAAGGGGAAGTCACCGGAGTAATTGAAGATGGGCTCTTTGAATACGTACGAGTTTGCGACTCGCACGACGCGCCCGGTATACAGATCTCCACGAACCCACTCGCCCAGCTCCATCAGCGTCGTCCGAATGATGCTGACGTCGATAACGTCGCCGGTCACACCGCCCATCCGGATCCGGTCACCGGTCTTGTAGATGTCTCCGAAGGAAATGGCAAGCCACCCGGCTACACTGACGATGACCTCCTGGAGAGCAAATGCGATGCCCGCGCTGGCTACACCGAGTGCCACAGTCAGACCGGTTAGTTGTTCGCTGTAGACAACCGAGAGGAATATTAGAGCGAAAAGTAAAGTCCCGAAGGAGACTAGTTTTCGCGAACGATAACGTGACTTGTCATCGCGGACTGAACGTGAGAGCCAGCGCCGAACCAGCAGCCCGATTACGTAGATAATCACGACGCCCGTTGCCGCGACGACTACCTTGCCGAAGAGCGGGCCGGAGACAAATTGTTCGAAGAGCGACAACACTTCTCCCGTAGATTCCTGTAGCTGATCTTCCATTGATTGACGAGCCGGATAGACTATCTCACCGACATTGCAGGATCCGCAAAGCTACGGCAGCCGGCACGTTCAGTGTTGAGTATGGCTGAACAACATTTCCAAGATTTGCAGTATTGCCCGCTGATGGTGTTCCTTTAATGCCGGGTCCTGCCTGATCAGTGGCCCGGGACATTTCCCATACGGGGTAGCGACACGGCTTTTTCTTCGCTCATCTCCTGCACCAGACCGCTTGCGAATGGCGAATTTCCTGATTTCGAGCGTCTTGTCCAGATCAAGACGATACGGCTCCAACGGCAAGTCCGGATGGCTCCTTGCCGTATTGTTCACGGTGGCTGCCGTTGCGACGGGATGCGGCCGGGGTGATCTACCGGCGGACGCTGTCCCGGCGGCGGTTTCTGACTCTGTTGCTGCGCAGGACTCGGTAGTCATCGACTCCTCGATCGTCGCGCAAATCGTTCCGCCCGCCGCCGTAGCGGCTGCACAACCGGTCGTGGTCCCTGCCTTACAACCTGCCGCGTCTCCGGATACGGTAGCTACGGTGTCCTCACGACTTGACTCGCTCCTGCGACAGGTGGCAAAGCTCGAAACGTCGGTTCGAACGCTCCAACGACAACCTTCCTCCTCGACTTCCCGACGCACGCCCGATACCACAAGTCAGTCACTGCGACCCCGTGAGCAGCTTCGCGAAACAGCCCAGGACGTTTCCAACTTCGGCCTCCGCGCATTCTGGGCAGTTGTGGTGATCTCGGTCGCTTTCTTCCTGATCAAGTTTCTGGTATGGATTCTTGAGACGTCAGCCGAACGCAGTGCCAAGCGTCGCCTGTTCTTCAAGAAGCTGATTCCTATTAGCCGGATTCTGGTCTGGTTGCTTGTCGTTTACTACGTGGTGGCCGGTATTTTCGAAGTGGACCGGGACGGGCTCGTAGCCGCGGGAGCCGCCCTGGGTGTTGCGATCGGCTTTGCAGCACAGGACGTACTCAAGAACATCTTCGGCGGAATCCTGATTATCATTGACCAGCCGTTTCAGGTGGGCGACCGTGTGAGCGTCGGGGGAACCTATGGAGAGGTTGTCTCGATCGGACTGCGGTCTACGCGCATTGTCACGCCCGACGACAATCTCGTGTCCGTACCCAACACGCAGGTGGTTGACGGTCAGGTTGCGAACGCAAATGCAGGAGCCCTCGACTGCCAGGTCGTGACCACTTTGTATCTGCCGGGCTGGGTCGACGTGGGGCGCGCGAAGGAGATCGCGTACGACGCGGCGGCAAACTCGAAGTTCGTCTTTCTGAAGAAACCGATCGTCGTATTCGTGCAGGATGAATTCAAGGAGACGTTTCTATCCAAGATTATCGTGAAAGCTTACGTGCTTGACGCTCGCTACGAGGGTGCTTTCGCCAGTGATGTGACGGAGACAGCGAAGTCTCAATATCTGCGGGAAGGTATGTTGACTGAGTTCTACCCGGGGAGTGCGAGAGACATCGAGTCCGAAGATGTGGAGGTGAGTGAATGAGCGAGACGCTTCCGGGCGGGACAACGGATTCCCCACCGGCCACATCAGTTGAACATGCCCTCACCCCGGAACCCGCCGACGTGAATCCGTGGTCCGATGCGGAGCAACAGCTGCGGCAACTTGTCGACGATGCTCGAATTCGGGCCGCCGGTAGCCATGCCGACTGGAGCGACTCTATTGAGGACCTGTTCAAACAGTGGAGCAAGACTCTTGACGATCTCGCGAACAAGCACGGCATGCACGTGGACAAGTTGGCCGGCCAACGTCCCGATTCCGGCGCTCTTCCACCCGGCGTCCTGGCCGAGTATCGGTCCGCGTTCACGAAGGACATCCTTCAACCGCTTCTCGACGTTTCGTCTCGCAACCGGCCGCCAACAGACGTCGCCGCGAGGTTCTGGAAGATGGTCGATGCCCTGACGGCACTGCCCGACCGATTCCCCGAGAACACGCGCCTGCTGGAACCAAAAGAACTCTACGACAGGCGCACGGAGGATTCTGCGACGATCCAATTACGCAAGGCGGCGCACAGAATGCTGTTGTCGGGATCTGATTTCCTTCACGGGTCCAGGGTCCTTCTCGACAAAGTGCTGAGACGCGAGGTACGGCGGCGACTGCCAACAAGTCGCGTCATTCCGGCCAGACATCTGGCTATCTATCACTTGCGACAATCCCTTCCAGACTTGCTCATCGAGGAGCACAGTGCGGCCCAGCGTCAGCTTTTTCAACTCGTAGGCACTCTGGAACGGCTGATTGGGGCCTGGACAAACGGTGTCCTCGTGGTCGAACGAGACGTCGAGCCCGACGCTGAAGCCCGTGGATCCATGGTGCCATGGGATGCCGTTCCGTCTCCTCCCCAGCCCGAGAGCGACGCGGTAAAGGAGAGGGATGACACCGGCAAATCCGCAGCCCCGCCTGCCACAGAGGATGAGGAGCCATCAAAAGAAAAGGACACGCCAGTTCCGTTGTTCGACGTCCTCCATCAACAAGCCACTTCCCTTCAGCAAGGACTCGAGAAGCTGTCTGCGCTCGCGGTACCTCCCGAACCGGCGGAATCAGATCCTGTCGGCGAAGTGTTTGCCAGCCTTGACGTAGACCTCCGCAAGGGCGGCACAGGACTACTGGCGACGTCGAAGCGACCTCTGCTTGATCAGCCA
Above is a window of Rhodothermales bacterium DNA encoding:
- a CDS encoding mechanosensitive ion channel; its protein translation is MANFLISSVLSRSRRYGSNGKSGWLLAVLFTVAAVATGCGRGDLPADAVPAAVSDSVAAQDSVVIDSSIVAQIVPPAAVAAAQPVVVPALQPAASPDTVATVSSRLDSLLRQVAKLETSVRTLQRQPSSSTSRRTPDTTSQSLRPREQLRETAQDVSNFGLRAFWAVVVISVAFFLIKFLVWILETSAERSAKRRLFFKKLIPISRILVWLLVVYYVVAGIFEVDRDGLVAAGAALGVAIGFAAQDVLKNIFGGILIIIDQPFQVGDRVSVGGTYGEVVSIGLRSTRIVTPDDNLVSVPNTQVVDGQVANANAGALDCQVVTTLYLPGWVDVGRAKEIAYDAAANSKFVFLKKPIVVFVQDEFKETFLSKIIVKAYVLDARYEGAFASDVTETAKSQYLREGMLTEFYPGSARDIESEDVEVSE
- a CDS encoding mechanosensitive ion channel, whose amino-acid sequence is MEDQLQESTGEVLSLFEQFVSGPLFGKVVVAATGVVIIYVIGLLVRRWLSRSVRDDKSRYRSRKLVSFGTLLFALIFLSVVYSEQLTGLTVALGVASAGIAFALQEVIVSVAGWLAISFGDIYKTGDRIRMGGVTGDVIDVSIIRTTLMELGEWVRGDLYTGRVVRVANSYVFKEPIFNYSGDFPFLWDEIAIPIRHGSDLILAREVFLRVAADTVGEYSEEAGRVWARMVEKYLVERARVEPTVSIEADENWVTMTMRYVVDYKKRRTTKDLLFSAILLGLEGTNGKVQIASASQEITLMPSPGTSE